CGGATGCCGATGCCGATGCGGATGCCGATGCCGATGCCGATGCCGATGCGGATGCCGATGCCGATGCCGATGCGGATGCCGATGCCGATGCCGATGCGGATGCCGATGCCGATGCCGACGCGGATGCCGATGCCGATGCCGATGCCGATGCTGACGCGGATGCTGACGCCGATGCTGACGCTGACTCAGATGCCGACGCGGATGCCGATGCTGATGCTGACTCGGATTCTGATGCGGACGCCGATGCCGATGCGGACGCTGATGCCGATGCGGATGCGGATGCGGATGCCGATGCCGACGCGGATGCCGATGCCGACGCGGATGCCGATGCCGATGCCGACGCGGATGCCGACGCTGACTCAGATGCCGATGCGGACGCGGATGCAGATGCTGACTCGGATGCCGATGCCGACGCCGATGCGGATGCCGATGCCGATGCCGATGCCGATGCGGATGCCGATGCCGATGCCGATGCGGATGCCGATGCCGATGCCGACGCGGATGCCGATGCCGATGCCGATGCCGATGCTGACGCGGATGCTGACGCCGATGCTGACGCTGACTCAGATGCCGACGCGGATGCCGATGCTGATGCTGACTCGGATTCTGATGCGGACGCCGATGCCGATGCGGACGCTGATGCCGATGCGGATGCGGATGCGGATGCCGATGCCGACGCGGATGCCGATGCCGACGCGGATGCCGATGCCGATGCCGACGCGGATGCCGACGCTGACTCAGATGCCGATGCGGACGCGGATGCAGATGCTGACTCGGATGCCGATGCCGACGCCGATGCGGATGCAGATGCCGATGCAGACGCTGATGCGGATGCAGATGCTGACGCCGACGCGGATGCCGATGCCGATGCCGACGCGGATGCCGATGCCGATGCCGATGCCGATGCTGACGCGGATGCTGACGCCGATGCCGACGCGGACGCGGACGCTGATGCCGATGCGGATGCCGATGCGGATGCCGATGCGGATGCAGATGCTGATGCCGATGCGGATGCCGATGCGGATGCAGATGCAGATGCCGATGCGGATGCAGATGCCGATGCAGACGCTGATGCGGATGCGGATGCGGATGCGGATGCGGATGCAGATGCTGACGCCGACGCGGATGCCGATGCCGACGCTGACTCGGATTCTGATGCGGACGCTGACTCGGATTCAGATGCGGATGCCGACGCAGATGCCGATGCCGACGCGGACGCCGACGCGGATGCAGACGCGGACGCCGATGCGGATTCTGATGCTGATGCGGACGCTGACGCCGATGCGGACGCTGACGCCGATGCTGATGCTGACTCGGATTCTGATGCGGACGCCGATGCCGATGCGGATGCCGATTCGGATCGATCTGATGATGAATCAGATAAGTCCGACGACGAATCGGACAAGTCCGATGCCGGCAAACCGGGCGATGAATCCGACCAGTCCGACGACGAATCGGACAAGTCCGATGCCGGCAAACCGGGTGATGAATCCGACCAGTCCGACGACGAGTCGGACAAGTCCGATGCCGGCAAACCGGGTGATGAATCCGACCAGTCCGACGACGAATCGGACAAGTCCGATGGCAAGCCGGGCGATGAATCCGACCAGTCCGACGACGAGTCGGACAAGTCCGATGGCAAACCGGGCGATGAATCCGACCAGTCCGACGACGAATCGGACAAGTCCGATGCCGGCAAACCGGGTGATGAGTCCGACCAGTCCGACGACGAGTCGGACAAGTCCGATGCCGGCAAACCGGGCGATGAATCCGACCAGTCCGACGACGAATCGGACAAGTCCGATGCCGGCAAACCGGGTGATGAATCCGACCAGTCCGACGACGAGTCGGACAAGTCCGATGCCGGCAAACCGGGTGATGAATCCGACCAGTCCGACGACGAATCGGACAAGTCCGATGGCAAGCCGGGCGATGAATCCGACCAGTCCGACGACGAGTCGGACAAGTCCGATGCCGGCAAACCGGGCGATGAGTCCGACCAGTCCGACGACGAATCGGACAAGTCCGATGCCGGCAAACCGGGTGATGAGTCCGACCAGTCCGACGACGAATCGGACAAGTCCGATGGCAACCCGGGCGATGAGTCCGACCAGTCCGACGACGAATCGGACAAGTCCGATGGCAAACCGGGCGATGAATCCGACCAGTCCGACGACGAATCGGACAAGTCCGATGCCGGCAAACCGGGTGATGAGTCCGACCAGTCCGACGACGAATCGGACAAGTCCGATGGCAAACCGGGCGATGAGTCCGACCAGTCCGACGATGAATCGGACAAGTCCGATGCTGGATCGAATAGATCCGATGATTCGGATAAATCTGATGACGTATCAGATGGCGAAAGTAATTCCAGCAAGAAGGATTTTTCTGGTGAGGGTAACTCTGATACTGAAAACAGCCCCAGTCACGTAAAAGACGACTCTAAAGGCAGCCAGGGTAAGGGATCCCAAGGCAATAACGGGCATGGTAATGGCGATCAGGATGCGCCAGGTAACTCAGCCGGTAACACCAACGCCGAGAACAGCCAGAATTCGGGCCTGGGCAACAGTGGTAAGGGGGGCGGCAAGGACAAGGCATTGAGTCTTTTCTCGGATGGGGAAGATGAGCTGGTGCCCATGCCCTCGAGCCAGGGCCCGGCACAAAAATCTGCTTCGGGCAGCTCTGGTGAGAGCAAAGGCAAAGCGCTGGATATGGGCAGCCTGCTGTCAGACGATAACAATGACCTCGGCTTGGGCGACTCCGGCGTTTCTCACAAGAAGTCGGCAAATAGTTCGGGTGAGCCCGATTCATACGCAGGAGATGGTTATGGTGAGGCTCTTGAAAGCCCTCAAGCGGAAGACCCGTTTGACCTGTCCAGCAAGCCGGGAAGTATTGAGCATTAATTAGATTCGTCTGTACGGTAGTCTGGCGTAATTATTTTATGGCCCTCTTATAGAGGGCCTGTTTTTGTCTCTGAGTTCGATAGGTATGAAAAATGCTCAATGCATTACTGGAGCAGGCGAACAGTGAGCTGTATCGCCTCTTTGAAGGGAAACCGGTCATCAAGGTTGAAAGTACTGGCTTGTTAAGTGATGTACATCAACCTGCTTTTCCGGGCGTGGTATTGTTTTTCTCTTTGAGCAACGGGCATGAAAAGGCTAGCGTGATCACCGCTGCCGGAGATGACTTTGAAGAAGCCTGGAGCAAAGGCTGCGATAAATGCTGGAAAGCTGGAATAAATAATGACTTACCAACGAAATGGTTGCGGATCGACTGGGTCACCAGAGTGCAGTCCATGCACCAGAGGGCCCTGCATGATCTGCTGAGAAGAACCAAGAGAAACTACTTTCGTTATGGTCTTTCCTTCTCGAGTGACTTTGGTCAGGCGTTATTGGAGCAGGAGCTGAATGCCAATGCCATTCTCTATGCCGGTAGTGAGGTACCTCATGCTAGCCTGAATCTGAAAAACCTGGCCGCTTATACCAAGAAGCGCTTTGGTGAGCCCCTGGTCCTGAATAATGATGCTCCTGCGTATGTGTTTTCTACCCGAGGGCGTTTTTATGCGTGCGACCCGGACCTTGATGATTTACCGGGTAGCAGCAAGAGCATTGCACTGGCAGGACCTGGACGTAATGGCGGCCGGCGTCAGCCAGGGCCGCTGAACGCGGAGCAAGTATTCAGCCTGGTGAATCGCGGTGCTTCCTTTCTTGCCAGTCAGGTACAGCCATCGGGCAGGTTCATTTATGGCTACTTTCCCTGCTTTGGTCGCCGAATTGCCAATTATAATGCACTGCGTCACGCCAGTACCACTTATGCCATGCTGGAAGCTTGGGAGCTGACAAAAAGCGATGAGCTGAAGGCCGCCATCGATCGTGCTCTCGAATACCTTGCTAGTGAGCTTATCCATACTTACTCGCTTAACAGCTCACAGCAGGCGGCCTTTCTGGTAGACACCGGTAACGAAATCAAGCTTGGTGGCAACGCCGTCTGTCTGCTGGCAATGGTAAAGTATACCGAGTTAACCAGTGATGAACGCTATTTGACACTTATGGAGTCATTGGCGGTAGGCATTGAGCTGATGCAACACACCGATAGCGGACAGTTTGTACATGTACTGCATGCTGCCGATCTATCCATTAAAGAGCTGTTTCGTATTATTTACTACGATGGTGAAGCCGCGTTTGGGTTAATGCGGTTGTATGGGTTAACAAAAAACGAGCGCTGGCTGAAGCTGGTTGAGCGTGCTTTTGATTATTTTATTGATAACGAACACTGGCAGGCGCATGATCACTGGCTGTCTTACTGTGTCAATGAATTGACGCGTTATCGGCCTAAAGAGAAATACTTCCGCTTTGCCGTACAAAACATTGCCGGCTATCTCGACTTTATAAAAAATCGAAGAACCACCTACCCGACGCTGCTTGAACTGAGCATGGCCTTCCATCATACGCTGGGTCGCATCAAGCAGTTGCCTGAGATGCAGCATCTTCTTCAAGAACTCGACGAAGAAGAGTTTTATACGGCTTTGCATACCCGGGCCAACTATCTGATGAATGGCTTCTTCTGGCCCGAGTTTGCCATGTATTTTGCCGAGCCCAGTATCATCCTGGGCAGCTTTTTTATTCGGCACCACTCATTTCGGGTAAGAATTGATGATGTTGAGCACTATCTTTCGGGTTATGTGGCTTATTATACATTGCTTAATAGTTATTGTTCAAAATCAGAAGAATACTCCCTTCGTGATGAAACAGGAGTGAACTGGACAGCAGAACGTCTTATAGAAGCAACCCAAGGTAAATGGTTGACTAAACCAACAGTAATGAAATGGGTTGCTACAGGCTTATGCATCTCTGAGAGTACAATGAGACCTGGTTGTGTGGTAGTGACTAAAGGTGAGAATGATAAAGCATTTATAAAACACGATAGAGTAAATTTTCTTCCTTTTATACCACAAGCTTTACTAGTCAGTGATGATAGTTTGTTAGGTGAAACGAAGATTCCCTTGTTTCTGGTTGATAATATAAGACAAGCTGTCATGGATATGGGAGCTTATGCCCGCTCCAAAATAAAGGGGAAGGTGATAGGCGTAACAGGTAGTGCCGGGAAAACCACCACGGTCGCCATGCTCCAACAGGTATTAAAGCCATGGGGCACTGTTGCTTCAACAGCACATAATGCCAACCTTCCGTTAGGCATTGCGTGGAACCTGGCCTCGGTGCCCTGGAGTTCCGACTATATCGTGATGGAAATGGCTATCGGTCAGATGCAGCGTAATGCCAGTCTTGCTCGGCCTCATGTCGCGGTTGTTACCAATATTCAGGCCGCACATCTTGAGTATCACGGCACAACAGAAACGGTTGCCCGTAAAAAATCTCTTATATTTTCTGCGATGCCTTTTGGTGGCGTTGCTGTGATTAACCGGGATATGGACGAATGGGATATTGTAGAGGGGGCTGCACAGCATTATGGTATAAGTGTTATTAGTTTCGGAACACACCCGGAAAGCAACATAAGGCTGGTGAATTTTAAACCTGAAAACAATGAGGTTGTTGCCGAATGTGGCGATGGAATATTACTGTCTTTTATACTCGGTGCCCCCGGTAAACACATGGCAATGAATGCTCTTGCATGCCTGGCAGTGATTAAGGGGTTGAAGCTTGATGTAAGACCTGCACTTTCCATGATGCCATTATTCAAGGCGGTGAGCGGAAGAGGGGAAATACTGAGGCTTCATTTCAATGGTATACCTTTTTATTTGATTGATGATGCCTATAATGCCAATCCTTCCTCGATGAAATCGGCAATTGAGATGGCTAACACTGTGAGTTGTGATCCTCGATATGGAAGGAGGATATTTATCCTGGGGGATATGCTTGAGTTGGGTGTGCAGGCGCAGCAGTACCATTTTGAACTGGCTGCGGAAATAATAAGGAGCTCTCCCGATAAGGTATATCTTGTTGGGGATTATATGAAAGCTGTTTCCGAGCGGTTACTTGAGGAAGGTATATCATGTTGCTGGTTTGAACATGCTGGAGCTGTGATGAGTAGCCTGCAACAGGATTTTCAGGAAGGAGACTTGCTATTGGTAAAATCATCTAACGGTATTCGTTTGTGTGAAGTTGTTAGTGCGCTTAAGAATTTTTCACAGTCTTCTTCATTGAAAGAGCTTTGAGTCATTATGTATAAGAAAGGTGCTGGCAAGAAATCAATATCCAGGAGCTATCAGAATGTTAACTCTTCTGTGAATGAAGCAGAGTGGAATTACAAAGATAAAAAAATCAACTGGGGTAAGATTGAAGATTATGAATTAGGCAAGAAGCTTGGCGAAGGAACCTTTTCTGAGGCGTTTAAAGGTATGCATAAGAAAACAGAAACCAATGTTACTGTGAGGAGGTTGGTAAAAAACAGGGCTGAAAAGATAAAAAGAGAGGTCTCTGTGCTTAAGCGAATAAAGGGAAGTAAAAATAATGCACATATTTTTGATGTTGTGAAAGGTGGGGTTGCCAATGAAAAGTATATCATCATGCACTATTATGCGAATGATGGGTTAATAAAAAGAAACACGGAAGTTTCTGAGTTTGACATGAAATGCTATATTCTTCAGTTGCTTAATGGGCTTGATGAGGCTCATAGTAGAGGGGTTATGCATAGAGACATTAAACCCTCTAATATTGTTATTAATAATAAACGAAAACGCCTGAAAATTATTGACTGGGGAATGGCTGAGTTTTATCACCCTTATAAAGAATACCACCTTAGAGTTAGCTCTCATTACTATAAAGCACCTGAGTTGTTGCTTGGTATGAAACAATATGACTACTCTCTGGATATGTGGTCTTTTGCTTGCTTGTTTGCTGGTGTTGTTTGCAATGATTTTCCCTTCATGAAAGGGAAAAAGGAAGTTGATTTACTTCGTAACATGTCAGGGTTATTCGGGGAAGGTGAGTTTTGGGATTACATTGAAAAGTATAATATAAATGATGTGGATAAGGTGAGCCTTGAAGCTATTGCCACTCCCAGAGAAGATAGTAAATTGGCCTTGGCGCAAGCAGAGTCTGTGTTTAAATCAGAGTTGGCTTTGGATTTGCTTGCTAAAGTATTGAAGGTAGATCACCAGGAAAGGTTAACGGCAAGAGAAGCTATGGAACATCCTTACTTTGATGAAGTTAGGGATATATAAGTCAGTTATTTTTTATTTTACATATTTAATGTAGTTTTTTACTTTTTAAACCGGTGCCACAATGAACCCTTTATCCCCCTATTCTGCCTGGCTTTCCGCGCTGGAATCCGGGTTTGCCGACGATGCCGCCCAGCACCATGCCGTTGAGTGGCTGGAAGGCTGTTATCGCGGTGTGCTGGCGAACGAGCCGGGAGCTCGGGGCGTGTATTTATGGGGGCCGGTGGGACGGGGAAAAACCTGGCTGATGGACCAGTTTTTCACCAGTCTGCAAGGCGCTGGCGTTCCGGCCCGGCGGCTGCATTTTCATCATTTTATGCAGCAATTGCACAAGCGGTTGTTTCAGCTCACCGGCACCGAAGATCCGTTACAGGTGCTGGCCCGGGAGCTGAGCGCCGAGATACGGGTGCTGTGCCTGGACGAGCTGTTTGTGAGCGACATTGGCGATGCCATGTTGCTGGGTCGGCTGCTGCGCCACCTGTTTGAGCAGGGGCTGGTATTGCTGATGACCTCCAATCAGTCGCCTGAAAGCCTGTATGAAGATGGTTTTAACCGGGAGCAGTTTTTGCCCGCGGTGGCCGCCATCACCCGGCATATGCGCGTGGTGCCGGTGCAGGGTGAGCAGGATCACCGCCTTCATCCGGGCCGGCTGCATCAGCGTTATTGGGTGAATGAGCCCGAAGCCCTTGCCACTCTGTTTGAGCAACTGACCGGTACCGCCAAGAACACCGAGCCACTCACGCTGGGTAACCGGCTTATCCCCGTGCTGGGGCGCAATAAGCGGGTGCTCTGGTGCCGTTATGCCGAGCTGTGCGAGCAGCCCCTGGCGGCCCAGGACTTTATTGCCTTGTGTGATCGGTTTGACCACGTGTTGCTGAGTGAGCTGCCCCGGCTCAGCTGTAACAGCCGGCAAGCCGCCATTGCCCGGGGTACCGAAGACGGTGCTACTCAGGTGGCCGCCGGTGATCGCATTCTGCCGGTGCTGTCGCGTCAGGACGACGGCGTGCGCCGTTTTATCGCCCTGGTGGATGAATGCTACGACCGCGGCATTCCCCTTTATATTGACGCGGCGGTAGCCATGGATGAACTCTATGCTGACGGTGCGTTGGTCTTTCCGTTTCGCCGAACCCTGAGCCGGCTGAAGGAAATGCAATTGGTGCGTTTTGGGATGAGTAGTAACGGGGGTATTACCGGTGGGGGAGACCTGTAACACAGGCCCTGCCGGTTAAAGCGGTAGCGACAAGATACTCACCACTCACTTCACGAAGCAGCAGCAGGGATTGCCGGAGCCGACCGCCACATGCCAGGGAAGGCATGTGCCGAGCGTCCCAAGGATGGGCTCGAAGCGTGTCGGCGGAGTGCACCCCTGCTGCTGCTTCAGTCTTTATAATGCTTTCGCATCTCCGCCATATAATGCAGGCTGGCTTCGGTAGCCGGGGCTAACGCGCCGGTGGCCTGAGGGGTTACCAGCAGGTTGCCGTTCGCTTCACGGGTAACCAGCCCCATGCGTTCCAGTTTGCTCACCTTTCTGCGTACCGTCTCCCGGGCAATGCCGCTGCACTCCGCCACCGACTGGATATTAATGGGCCGTCCTGCCGGCACCGGCCGATTGCCTGCCATAAACTGGCCATAGGTCATGGCACTGGCCTGGCGCGCCGGCAGCACCCTGGTGCCGATAATACCCAGGATCAACATCAGGTCGAGATCGCCGTCAAACTGCTGCCGCAGTTGGATCAGCAGTTCGGTCAGTGCCTCCACATGAGCCGGCCAGATGCGCCCGAAATGGGTGGTGAGATGATCGTCCATCGCCATATTTTTTATATCTTAATGAAATAAAAGAAAAAAGATGACTCATTCTGTGGGTTTCCGGCGCCGTTGGCAAATGCCAGGGCCGGCTTCGGATTATTCTTGAAAACGACATGGAGTGGCGTTTTACCATGTTATTTGGGAGCCATTTTGCCGAGCCGCATGCCGGCATCAAGGCCGTGCCGAAAGCCGCCGATCATGCCCTTTACCAGGCCCGGCAATCCGCTTGCCACCGGGCGGGCGTGGTCTTATGGAAACATGGGCGGGGCCATTTTGATATTTGAACATTGCGCCTGGCAGAATTCGAAATATACTGTTTTTATATACAGTGATTTGGCGGATAAATATGGCAACTTTAATGGGGCCGATGCAGGCGCACCGGCATTTCTTGCTGCCGCTGCTGGCGGAGCGGATTTCCTGTGGTTTCCCAGTCCGGCCCGGGATTACGTGGAGCAGGGCATCGATCTCAACGACTACTGCATTCGTCATCCGGCGGCCACCTATCTGGTGCAGGCCGCCGGTGACAGCATGATCAACGCCGGCATTTATCCCGGCGATCTGCTGGTGGTGGATCGCAGTCTGGAAGCCTCTCATGGCCGCATTGTGATTGCCTGCGTCAACGGTGAAATGACCTGCAAGCGGCTGGAGCTTCACCCTGAGGTACGGCTGGTGGCGGAAAACTCACACTATGCGCCGCTGGTACCGGGCGAGGGGACCAGCCTCGAGATCTTTGGCGTGGTCACCAGCGTGGTGCGCAGGCTGGTGCCATGAACCTCCTGTTTGCACTGGTGGACTGCAACAACTTTTACGTGTCCTGTGAGCGGCTGTTTCGCCCTGATCTGGCCGGCCGGCCCATAGTGGTGTTGTCCAACAACGACGGTTGCGTGGTGTCCCGCAGCGCCGAGGCCAAAGCTCTTGGCGTGCCCATGGGAGCACCCTGGTTCAGGGTGAAGGCGCAGTTTGAACGCGCCGGCGGTGTGGCGTTTTCCAGCAACTATGCACTCTATGCGGATATTTCCGCCCGGGTGATGAGCGTGCTGGAACAACTGGCGCCGCGGGTGGAGGTGTATTCCATTGACGAGGCCTTTGCCGATCTGTCAGGTATTCAGGCGCCGGCCGCCCTGGGGGCGCATGTTCGTGCCACCGTGCAACGCTGGACCGGCATCACGGTGGGGGTGGGCGTCGCCCCCAGCAAGACCCTGGCCAAGCTTGCCAATTACGCCGCCAAACGCTGGCCTGCCACCGGCGGTGTGGTGGATCTGACGTGCCCGCAGCGCCGGCAGCGGCTGTTGCAACGGGTGCCGGTGGATGAGGTGTGGGGGATTGGCCTCCGGCTGGCCCGTCGGTTGCGGGGGCTTGGCATTCACACCGCCGGGCAGCTGGCCCAGGCTAATGCCAAGGTCATGCGCCGGCACTTTTCGGTGGTAATGGAACGCACCATCTGCGAGCTCAACGGGGAAAGTTGCCTGGCGCTGCATCAGTTGCCCGAGCCTAAACGGCAAATCATCAGCTCCCGCAGTTTTGGTGGGCGGGTGAGCGAGTGGCAGCCGTTGAGGGAAGCGGTCAGCCAGTATGCCGGCCGGGCGGCGGAAAAACTGCGGGAGCAGAAGCAATACTGCCGGCTGGTGCGCGTAGCGGTGCGCACCAGCCCCTTTGCCATGAACGAGCCCTTTTACGGCAACAGCGCCATGGCCGAGCTGCCGTTGCCCACCGACGACAGTCGAGAGCTGGTGCAGGCGGCCTGCCATTGTCTGCTGCATATCTGGCGGCCCGGGCTTGTCTACCAGAAGGCGGCGGTCATGCTGACCGACTTCTGGCCGCCGGGCAGTTTTCAGCCCGGCCTGTTTGAGGTGCATGAGAGCAAACCCCGCAGCCGGGCGCTGATGCAGGTCATGGACCGTATCAACCGTTCCGGTAAAGGGCGCGTATTTCTGGCCGCCGAAGGCACCCGGCAAGGCTGGCAAATGAAGCGGGCATTCCTGTCACCTGCCTACACCACCCGCATCGGCGATCTGCCCAGAGTGTACTGAGCCAGGCAAGGCGGGAACAGCAACTGGCGAGTACGCCAAAGCCGGCTCAAGGTTTTCCGCCAAACCGATACGTGCGAAGATGCGCCCCGTGTTTTGCTGTGACCTTAAGGCTTTCTTCTCATGCTGCTGATGATCGACAACTACGACTCCTTTACCTGGAATCTGGTGCAGTATTTTGGTGAACTGGGGCAGGAGGTGGTGGTGCGCCGCAACGACGACATCGGTCTGGATGAAATCGCCGCCCTGGCGCCGGCGGGGCTGATCATTTCCCCCGGTCCCTGCACGCCCAACGAGGCCGGGGTATCACTGGCGGCCATTGAGCGCTTTACCGGCGAGCTGCCGATACTGGGGGTGTGCCTGGGTCATCAGGCCATTGCCCAGGCCTTTGGCGGCCGGGTGGTCCGGGCCCGGCAAGTGATGCACGGCAAGACCTCGGCCATTCGCCACAGCGGCACCGGCCTGTTTGCACAACTGCCCGATCCGCTGACCGTCACCCGCTACCATTCCCTGGTGGTTGAAGCCGGCAGTCTGCCTGCCTGCTTTGAGATCACCGCCTGGAGCGAACAGAAACCGGGTGAGCGCGACGAGATCATGGGCATGCAGCACCAGAGTTTGCCGGTGCATAGCGTGCAGTTTCACCCGGAAAGCATTCTCACCGAAGGTGGCCACCAGTTGCTGCGCAATTTCCTTACTCTGCTGTAATCACTTTCCGGCTGGCAGGACGGCAAACTCACGCGTCCTGTCGATTGCGCACAAGGACATCTCCTGGCAGCCGGAGCGCTGTTGCCAGGCATGCTGTTTTGGCCCGAGGTAAAGCCGGCCCAGTCATTCCCTGCCACAGCCAACTATTAGTTTTTCTTGTTTTCCCCATCAGACTTTCTCGCTCGCAAGCCATTGCACCACCGGGAATAATGAGTGTGAGTCCGGCGCAAAATTTTTTTTCATGCCTGTTTATGCAACCGGTGCCTTGAGGTCGCCGGTCCGGGCTCGGCGAGTTGCGAGCTTATGCAAGATAAATGACTACAATTTTCAACTGGTCAAAAATAAATAACCAAAGTTGTGACTTTGTATAGAGACAAGTTGCGGTCACTTTGCGATAATGCTCGCGTGTTTACATGGATTTAACTTTTATCGCAGAACATGCTGCGGTAACCGGAGGAAGAAAGCATGTCTGATATGACTGTTACCCGCGAACTGTTTGACCAGGTGATGGTGCCCAACTATGCACCCGCCCAGAGCATTCCGGTTCGGGGCCAGGGAGCCCGGGTCTGGGATCAGCAGGGCAAGGAATTTATCGACTTTGCCGGCGGCATTGCGGTCAACTGCCTTGGCCATTGTCACCCGGCGCTGGTGCGTGCGCTCAAGGAGCAGGGTGAAAAGCTCTGGCACCTGAGCAACGTCTGGACCAACGAGCCGGCGCTGCGTCTGGGCAAGAAGCTGGTGGACGCCACCTTTGCCGAGCGGGTGTATTTCTGCAATTCCGGTGCCGAGGCCAACGAGGCGGCACTCAAGCTGGCCCGCCGTTACGCCATTGAGCACTTTGGAGCGGAAAAAACCCAGATCATCGCCTTTCAGCAGGGCTTTCACGGTCGCACCTTCTTTACCGTGACCGTGGGTGGTCAGGCCGCCTATTCCGACGGTTTCGGCCCCAAACCCGCCGATATCGATCACGTTCCCTACAATGATCTCGAGGCGCTCAAGGCCATCATGTCCAGCCGCACCTGTGCCGTGGTAATGGAGCCGCTGCAGGGCGAAGGCGGCATCATCAGCCCTGCACCGGAGTTTGTGCAGGCGGTGCGCGAGCTGTGCGATCAGCACCAGGCGCTGCTGGTGTTTGACGAGGTACAGACCGGTGTGGGCCGCACCGGCGCCCTTTATGCCTACATGGATACCGGCGTCACTCCCGACATTCTCACCAGCGCCAAGGCCCTGGGCGGCGGTTTTCCCATCGGCGCCATGCTCACCCGCGCCGACATTGCCGCCTCGCTCAAGCCGGGCACTCATGGCTCCACCTACGGCGGCAACCCCCTGGCCTGCGCCGTGGCCGAGGCCGCCTTCGACACCGTCAATACCCCCGAGGTGCTGGCCGGCGTGAAGGAGCGCGAAGGCTGGTTCCGCGAAGAGCTGGCTAAAATCAATGAAAAACACCGCTGCTTTACGGAAGTTCGCGGCAAGGGGCTGCTGCTGGGCTGTGTGCTCAACGAGCAGTTCCAGGGGCGGGCCAAGGATTTTCTGACGGCCGCCTCGGAAGAGGGACTGATGGTGCTGATCGCCGGCGCCAATGTGGTGCGCTTTGCGCCCTCGCTGGTGATCACACGGGAAGAAGTACAGGAAGGCCTGGCCCGTTTTGAGCGTGCCGTGGCCCGGGTGGTCAACGGCTGAGGTCGCCACCGTAGTTACCGGCGGGGCAGGGGTGCCCCGCCAACATCGTCATAAGGAGTGCTGCATGCTGGTGATAAGACCCATAGAGCAGCGTGATTTCGCCATTCTCAAGCAGATCGCCATCGAATCCGGCCATGGTTTCACCTCGCTGCCGGTGAACGACGAACTGCTGCAAAACAAGATCGATCATTCCATGGCATCCTTTGCCAGCCGGGCCGGCGGCAAGGGTGAGTGCCTTTACTTTTTTGTGGCCGAAGACAGCGAAACCGGCGAGGTGCTGGGCACCACGGCGCTGGAGTCGGCGGTGGGGCTGTCGTCTCCCTTCTATACCTACCTGCTGGGCAAGCAGGTGCACAGCTCCCGCAAGCTGGGCATTCACAACGTGGTGGAAACCCTGACGCTTACCAACGACTACACCGGGGTG
The Oceanimonas pelagia genome window above contains:
- the umuD gene encoding translesion error-prone DNA polymerase V autoproteolytic subunit; translation: MADKYGNFNGADAGAPAFLAAAAGGADFLWFPSPARDYVEQGIDLNDYCIRHPAATYLVQAAGDSMINAGIYPGDLLVVDRSLEASHGRIVIACVNGEMTCKRLELHPEVRLVAENSHYAPLVPGEGTSLEIFGVVTSVVRRLVP
- the umuC gene encoding translesion error-prone DNA polymerase V subunit UmuC; translation: MNLLFALVDCNNFYVSCERLFRPDLAGRPIVVLSNNDGCVVSRSAEAKALGVPMGAPWFRVKAQFERAGGVAFSSNYALYADISARVMSVLEQLAPRVEVYSIDEAFADLSGIQAPAALGAHVRATVQRWTGITVGVGVAPSKTLAKLANYAAKRWPATGGVVDLTCPQRRQRLLQRVPVDEVWGIGLRLARRLRGLGIHTAGQLAQANAKVMRRHFSVVMERTICELNGESCLALHQLPEPKRQIISSRSFGGRVSEWQPLREAVSQYAGRAAEKLREQKQYCRLVRVAVRTSPFAMNEPFYGNSAMAELPLPTDDSRELVQAACHCLLHIWRPGLVYQKAAVMLTDFWPPGSFQPGLFEVHESKPRSRALMQVMDRINRSGKGRVFLAAEGTRQGWQMKRAFLSPAYTTRIGDLPRVY
- a CDS encoding aspartate aminotransferase family protein encodes the protein MSDMTVTRELFDQVMVPNYAPAQSIPVRGQGARVWDQQGKEFIDFAGGIAVNCLGHCHPALVRALKEQGEKLWHLSNVWTNEPALRLGKKLVDATFAERVYFCNSGAEANEAALKLARRYAIEHFGAEKTQIIAFQQGFHGRTFFTVTVGGQAAYSDGFGPKPADIDHVPYNDLEALKAIMSSRTCAVVMEPLQGEGGIISPAPEFVQAVRELCDQHQALLVFDEVQTGVGRTGALYAYMDTGVTPDILTSAKALGGGFPIGAMLTRADIAASLKPGTHGSTYGGNPLACAVAEAAFDTVNTPEVLAGVKEREGWFREELAKINEKHRCFTEVRGKGLLLGCVLNEQFQGRAKDFLTAASEEGLMVLIAGANVVRFAPSLVITREEVQEGLARFERAVARVVNG
- a CDS encoding anthranilate synthase component II, which gives rise to MLLMIDNYDSFTWNLVQYFGELGQEVVVRRNDDIGLDEIAALAPAGLIISPGPCTPNEAGVSLAAIERFTGELPILGVCLGHQAIAQAFGGRVVRARQVMHGKTSAIRHSGTGLFAQLPDPLTVTRYHSLVVEAGSLPACFEITAWSEQKPGERDEIMGMQHQSLPVHSVQFHPESILTEGGHQLLRNFLTLL